A DNA window from Pyrus communis chromosome 3, drPyrComm1.1, whole genome shotgun sequence contains the following coding sequences:
- the LOC137729331 gene encoding probable beta-1,4-xylosyltransferase IRX10 — MGSVNNKARPFSAQHHQQPLCTRTHQIGALLLVAATFFFTSLLNRSFRPCASHFPAVDLLPNSRSSVQVPGGRDLLWPQRGYGPQLDLKIYVYDDREIDGLKALMRGRDGVIDPKACLKGQWGTQVKIHRLLLNSRFRTRKKDEADLFFVPTYTKCVRMMGGLNDKEINQTYVKVLSQMPYFRRSGGRDHIFVFPSGAGAHLFRSWATFINRSIILTPEGDRTDKKDTSAFNTWKDIIIPGNVEDGMTTNGPTLVHPLPISKRKYLANYLGRAQGKAGRLKLIELSKKFPDKLECPELKFSGPEKLGRIDYFEHLRNAKFCLAPRGESSWTLRFYEAFFVECVPVILSDQVELPFQNVVDYTQISIKWPSTLIGPELLQYLESIPDKNIEGMISRGRQVRCLWAYASESASCSAMHGILWELQRKVRLFHQSTETFWLHNGSVVNRNLVEFSDWRPPMPLP, encoded by the exons ATGGGAAGCGTAAACAACAAAGCCCGACCATTCAGCGCGCAGCACCACCAGCAGCCTCTCTGCACCCGCACGCACCAGATCGGAGCCCTCCTCTTGGTCGCCGCCACCTTCTTCTTCACCAGTCTCTTAAACCGCTCCTTCCGCCCCTGCGCCTCTCACTTCCCCGCCGTAGATCTCCTCCCCAATTCACGGAGCTCCGTCCAAGTCCCCGGCGGCCGAGATCTCTTGTGGCCCCAACGAGGGTACGGCCCCCAACTCGACCTCAAGATCTACGTCTACGATGACCGCGAGATCGACGGCCTCAAGGCATTGATGCGCGGCCGCGATGGTGTCATCGACCCCAAGGCTTGCTTGAAAGGCCAGTGGGGCACTCAA GTTAAAATACACAGGCTACTGCTAAATTCGAGATTCCGGACAAGGAAGAAAGATGAAGCAGACCTTTTTTTTGTGCCTACATATACTAAATGCGTTCGGATGATGGGGGGTCTTAATGATAAGGAGATTAACCAGACATATGTGAAG GTCTTAAGTCAAATGCCATATTTCAGGCGATCTGGTGGCCGTGACCACATATTTGTATTTCCAAG TGGTGCTGGAGCTCACTTATTTAGATCTTGGGCAACATTTATAAATCGTTCCATTATTCTAACCCCTGAG GGTGATCGGACTGATAAGAAAGATACAAGTGCCTTTAATACGTGGAAAGATATCATAATTCCCGGAAATGTTGAGGACGGTATGACTACAAATGGGCCCACCTTGGTCCACCCTTTGCCTATATCAAAGCGGAAGTATCTAGCAAACTATTTAGGCCGTGCACAAGGAAAGGCTGGCCGTCTTAAGTTGATAGAGCTTTCAAAGAAATTTCCAGATAAG TTGGAATGTCCGGAGTTGAAGTTCAGTGGCCCTGAAAAATTGGGAAGGATAGATTACTTTGAACACCTCCGCAACGCCAAGTTCTGTCTTGCCCCACGCGGGGAGTCATCATGGACTCTTCGATTTTACGAGGCTTTTTTTGTG GAGTGTGTCCCTGTGATATTATCAGATCAAGTGGAACTGCCTTTCCAAAATGTTGTAGACTACACCCAGATATCAATTAAATGGCCATCTACTTTAATAGGTCCCGAGCTTTTGCAGTACCTAGAGTCAATACCAG ATAAAAATATAGAGGGGATGATAAGCCGGGGCAGACAAGTACGATGTTTATGGGCGTATGCTTCAGAATCAGCTTCGTGTTCGGCAATGCATGGGATTCTTTGGGAGCTTCAGAGGAAAGTGAGGCTGTTTCACCAGTCGACGGAAACATTCTGGTTGCACAATGGATCTGTTGTAAATAGAAACTTGGTAGAATTTTCTGATTGGAGACCGCCGATGCCTTTGCCTTGA
- the LOC137727533 gene encoding bidirectional sugar transporter SWEET1-like — MHVFKVLFGVLGNGTALFLFLAPTITFKRIIRKKCTEQFSGIPYVMTMLNCLLSAWYGLPFVSANNILVSTINGTGAAIELIYVLVFIIFAPKREKAKILGLFTAVLALFSAVALVSLFALHDKTRKLFCGLAATVFSIIMYSSPFSIMSTVVRTKSVEFMPFFLSLFSFLCGTSWFIYGLLGHDPFVAIPNGFGSGLGALQLILYFIYRDNKGKGSGTKKPNGAATTADESMDTGLAKPDQQSKQSVTINGAQDGHV; from the exons ATGCATGTTTTCAAGGTTTTGTTCGGAGTCTTGG GAAATGGCACcgctctcttcctcttcttggcACCCAC AATTACATTTAAGAGGATCATAAGGAAGAAATGCACAGAGCAGTTCTCAGGCATTCCCTACGTGATGACTATGCTCAACTGCCTCCTCTCCGCTTG GTATGGGCTGCCATTTGTGTCCGCAAACAACATTCTGGTGTCAACAATCAATGGGACTGGTGCAGCCATTGAACTGATATATGTGTTGGTCTTCATCATTTTTGCCCCCAAAAGGGAGAAGGCCAAAATTCTTGGTCTCTTCACTGCTGTGCTTGCTCTGTTCTCTGCTGTGGCATTGGTCTCTCTTTTTGCCCTCCACGACAAGACCCGGAAGCTCTTCTGTGGCCTCGCTGCTACCGTCTTCTCGATCATCATGTACAGCTCTCCTTTCTCGATTATG AGCACAGTGGTGAGAACTAAGAGTGTTGAGTTTATGCCATTTTTCTTGTCACTTTTCTCCTTCTTGTGTGGAACTTCATGGTTTATCTATGGCCTGCTTGGCCATGATCCATTTGTTGCT ATTCCAAATGGGTTTGGGAGTGGCCTAGGGGCACTGCAGCTGATCCTGTACTTCATCTACCGTGACAACAAGGGCAAGGGCAGTGGCACCAAGAAGCCCAATGGTGCTGCAACTACTGCTGACGAATCAATGGATACGGGCCTTGCAAAACCCGACCAACAATCAAAGCAGTCAGTTACCATTAATGGCGCCCAAGATGGGCATGTCTAA
- the LOC137730229 gene encoding psbP domain-containing protein 4, chloroplastic, giving the protein MTTALLISCRFSHSLVVQSAFERGTCRTKAASSSTENGFVEGEADKFSGILKRRSVLLSAGVSLLSSQVFGFPREGLAVVKQGLLAGRIPGLSEPDEQGWRTYRRPDEKSGGHGVGWSPIIPYLFSVPQDWEEVPVSIADLGGTEIDLRFGSPKEGRISVIVAPVLRFADNLDGDATIEKIGRPETVINAFGPEVIGENVEGKVMSINVVQDSGRTYYQYELEPPHALITATAAGNRLYLFNVTGSGLQWKRHYKDLKKIADSFRVV; this is encoded by the exons ATGACAACAGCCTTGCTTATCAGTTGCAGATTTTCGCACAGTTTGGTTGTGCAGTCTGCATTTGAACGTGGAACTTGCAGGACAAAAGCTGCCTCAAGTTCAACAGAAAATGGTTTCGTTGAGGGAGAAGCTGATAAATTCTCCGGGATTTTGAAGAGACGATCAGTGTTGCTGTCCGCAGGAGTTTCTTTGCTTTCTTCTCAAGTGTTTGGTTTTCCGAGAGAGGGATTGGCAGtggtgaaacaaggtcttctgGCCGGCCGGATTCCCGGTCTGTCCGAACCGGATGAGCAAG GTTGGAGGACATACCGGAGACCGGATGAGAAGTCCGGAGGGCACGGCGTTGGTTGGAGCCCTATCATCCCTTATCTCTTTTCAGTTCCTCAAGACTGGGAAGAG GTTCCAGTATCAATAGCGGATCTAGGCGGTACAGAGATCGATTTGAGATTTGGTAGCCCCAAGGAGGGACGCATTTCTGTCATTGTTGCTCCCGTTCTGAGATTTGCAGATA ATCTTGATGGAGATGCCACAATTGAAAAAATTGGACGTCCAGAGACAGTGATCAACGCATTTGGACCGGAAGTTATTGGCGAAAATGTTGAAGGAAAGGTTATGAGCATAAATGTCGTACAAGACTCTGGAAGAACATATTACCAGTATGAGTTGGAGCCACCTCATGCACTGATAACAGCAACCGCAGCTGGGAACCGCCTGTACTTGTTTAACGTAACTGGAAGTG GTCTTCAGTGGAAGAGGCATTACAAGGACTTGAAAAAAATAGCCGACTCCTTTCGTGTCGTCTAA